In the genome of Nocardia sp. NBC_00416, one region contains:
- the fusA gene encoding elongation factor G, translated as MRKRDEPARVRNIGIMAHIDAGKTTVTERILFYTGVTHKLGEVHDGSAVMDSTAQERERGITISAAATTCTWNEHRITILDTPGHVDFTAEVERSLRILDGAIAVFDAKEGVEPQSEQVWRQADRYGVPRICFVNKMDKVGADFEATVRSIGERLGARAPVLQLPIGSEGGFTGVVDLVGMRAMIWSDADTHGATYAERDIPAGLTDIAARYRRELLETIAESDEFLLEKFVAGEEFTVPEIKDAVRRMTLRGEFCPVLCGSALGNIGVQPLLDAVVDYLPSPADAEAVTGWSPDAGGQSVRRYADSAEPFSALAFKVSAHPFFGKLTYIRVYSGCLETGVVVLNSTSGRKERVNKLFRMHADAEQPLDRAGAGEICAVIGLKDTTTGDTLCDPNNRIVLGSIVFPEPVVAVAVQAQTRQDQQRLSAAVQTLGAEDPSLTVRIDPETGQTVLGGMGELHLEVVAQRLRTEFGLAVALGEPRVAYRETISRGCRVEHTHRKQNGGSGQYAKVVLAVEPLMAGADVTYEFESRVIGGRVPKEYLPAVDAGAQDALDCGVVAGYPVQGVRVVLLDGAVHSRDSSDLAFRIAAADAVRQALTQAEPMLLEPVMRAEVSTPAEYLGAVLADLNSRRGRIRSTAERSGSTVVEALIPLAETFGYIGVLRSKTKGRASFAMVFDRYEPVPKSVMDRRPGIG; from the coding sequence ATGCGAAAGCGCGACGAGCCGGCCCGGGTCCGCAATATCGGAATCATGGCGCACATCGATGCCGGTAAGACCACCGTCACCGAGCGAATACTTTTTTACACGGGCGTCACCCATAAACTCGGCGAAGTACACGATGGCAGTGCGGTGATGGATTCGACGGCGCAGGAGCGGGAACGCGGTATCACCATTTCCGCCGCGGCCACCACCTGCACCTGGAACGAGCATCGCATCACGATTCTGGATACGCCGGGCCATGTCGATTTCACCGCCGAGGTGGAGCGGTCGCTGCGGATACTGGACGGGGCGATAGCGGTTTTCGACGCCAAAGAGGGCGTGGAACCGCAGTCGGAACAGGTATGGCGGCAGGCCGACCGGTACGGTGTCCCGCGAATCTGTTTCGTCAACAAGATGGACAAGGTCGGCGCCGATTTCGAAGCCACCGTGCGCAGTATCGGCGAACGCCTCGGAGCGAGGGCGCCGGTACTGCAACTGCCGATCGGAAGCGAGGGCGGGTTCACGGGCGTCGTGGATCTCGTCGGCATGCGGGCGATGATCTGGAGCGACGCCGATACGCACGGTGCGACCTACGCCGAACGCGATATTCCGGCCGGCCTGACGGATATCGCAGCCCGCTATCGGCGCGAGCTTCTGGAGACCATTGCCGAATCCGACGAGTTTCTGCTGGAGAAATTCGTTGCGGGAGAGGAATTCACCGTGCCCGAGATCAAGGACGCGGTGCGGCGAATGACACTGCGCGGGGAGTTCTGTCCCGTGCTGTGTGGTTCCGCACTCGGGAACATCGGGGTGCAACCGCTGCTGGACGCTGTGGTCGACTACCTGCCGTCACCGGCCGACGCCGAAGCAGTGACCGGCTGGTCACCCGACGCCGGTGGGCAATCGGTGCGGCGATACGCCGACAGCGCCGAGCCGTTCTCCGCCTTGGCCTTCAAGGTCTCCGCGCATCCGTTCTTCGGCAAGCTGACCTACATCCGGGTGTATTCCGGTTGCCTGGAAACCGGCGTGGTGGTGCTCAACTCGACCAGCGGGAGAAAGGAGCGGGTGAACAAGCTGTTCCGGATGCACGCCGATGCCGAGCAGCCACTGGACCGAGCCGGTGCCGGCGAAATCTGCGCGGTGATCGGCCTGAAGGACACCACCACCGGTGACACCCTGTGCGATCCGAACAACCGGATCGTGCTGGGCTCGATCGTGTTTCCCGAACCCGTCGTGGCGGTCGCGGTGCAGGCGCAGACCCGGCAGGACCAGCAGCGGCTGAGTGCAGCAGTGCAGACACTGGGCGCCGAGGACCCGAGCCTTACCGTGCGGATCGATCCGGAGACGGGGCAGACCGTGCTCGGCGGTATGGGTGAGTTGCACCTCGAAGTCGTGGCGCAGCGATTGCGGACCGAGTTCGGGCTCGCGGTGGCACTGGGCGAACCGCGTGTCGCATACCGCGAAACCATCTCTCGCGGCTGCCGGGTGGAACACACCCACCGGAAGCAGAACGGCGGGTCGGGGCAGTACGCCAAGGTGGTGTTGGCGGTGGAGCCGCTGATGGCGGGCGCGGACGTGACCTACGAATTCGAATCCCGGGTGATCGGCGGCCGGGTGCCGAAGGAGTACCTGCCGGCGGTCGATGCCGGCGCCCAGGACGCGCTCGACTGCGGTGTGGTGGCCGGATACCCGGTGCAGGGCGTGCGGGTGGTGTTGCTCGACGGTGCCGTCCACAGTCGGGATTCGTCCGATCTCGCCTTCCGCATCGCGGCCGCCGACGCGGTCCGTCAGGCGTTGACGCAGGCGGAACCGATGCTGCTGGAACCGGTGATGCGCGCCGAGGTCAGTACGCCCGCCGAGTACCTGGGCGCGGTACTTGCCGACCTGAACTCGCGGCGGGGCCGGATTCGGTCGACGGCCGAACGGAGCGGTTCGACGGTGGTCGAAGCGCTGATCCCGCTGGCGGAGACGTTCGGCTATATCGGTGTGCTGCGGTCGAAGACCAAGGGGCGGGCGAGTTTCGCCATGGTCTTCGACCGCTATGAGCCGGTTCCGAAGTCCGTGATGGATCGGCGGCCGGGTATCGGTTGA
- a CDS encoding TetR/AcrR family transcriptional regulator, producing the protein MQHTENLASAGGLRERKKQATRQALIAAATQLFLRDGLARTTIADIAAAADAAPRTFFLHFASKEDVLFHYLERYGDAAVEAIAQLSPDATPREGVNDAVRAMIELYDAPGGGVDTLAPLRVQLMRDSRGLPASLAARLAALQKRLLDALYSRFPEAAGSELVASHLGATCGAVGATAVHRITSTPDHASPDLKRAMLLAMERAGAGFTDLDETAG; encoded by the coding sequence ATGCAGCATACTGAAAACCTCGCATCGGCCGGCGGTCTGCGCGAACGAAAGAAGCAGGCCACGCGACAAGCGCTCATCGCAGCGGCGACCCAGCTCTTCCTTCGCGACGGCCTCGCCCGGACGACGATCGCGGATATCGCGGCGGCAGCTGATGCGGCACCGCGCACCTTTTTCCTGCACTTCGCCTCCAAGGAGGACGTACTTTTCCACTACCTGGAACGCTACGGTGACGCCGCTGTCGAAGCGATCGCCCAGCTCAGCCCCGATGCGACACCGCGGGAGGGAGTCAACGATGCGGTACGGGCAATGATCGAGCTGTACGACGCTCCAGGAGGTGGGGTCGACACACTCGCGCCGCTGCGGGTGCAGTTGATGCGGGACAGTCGCGGACTGCCCGCGTCACTCGCCGCTCGCCTCGCGGCTCTGCAGAAACGACTTCTCGACGCGCTGTACAGCCGGTTTCCCGAAGCGGCGGGATCCGAGCTCGTCGCCTCTCATCTGGGCGCGACCTGCGGCGCGGTCGGCGCAACCGCGGTGCACCGGATCACATCGACCCCCGATCACGCCTCCCCCGACCTGAAGAGGGCGATGCTCCTCGCCATGGAACGAGCGGGCGCCGGCTTCACCGACCTCGACGAGACAGCTGGGTGA
- a CDS encoding SDR family oxidoreductase, with protein MHLHDRRTYVVTGADSGIGALTADLLQRRGARVIRCGLADDADVRADLGDRAGRTALVQEVARLAPSGIDGLALVAGIGAPATATVRVNYFGTLAVLTGLRPLLLRSDAPRATLISSASSLSAGDADIVTAALRGDENSAIAAAERAIARGRGGVIYRSTKIALNRWVRRHAGGAEWAGSGIPLNVIAPGIVDTETVRETMLAESAQAKILAEALPQPLGFPGPVEAVAEAVTWTLAPANSFMAGQIIFVDGGADTILRADQPYATGVRYGPLAMARMIYWTLRARARARRVSKVTGGARGQ; from the coding sequence ATGCATCTTCACGACAGGCGCACGTACGTCGTCACCGGGGCCGATAGTGGAATCGGCGCTCTGACTGCCGACCTTCTGCAACGTCGCGGCGCCCGGGTGATCCGGTGCGGCCTGGCCGACGACGCCGACGTCCGAGCCGATCTCGGGGACCGCGCGGGACGTACGGCGCTTGTGCAGGAGGTGGCTCGGCTGGCGCCCAGCGGTATCGATGGGCTCGCCCTCGTCGCCGGCATCGGCGCACCTGCCACGGCCACGGTGCGGGTCAACTATTTCGGAACCTTGGCTGTGCTGACCGGCCTGCGCCCGCTGCTACTGAGGTCCGATGCGCCGCGAGCGACGCTGATCTCCTCGGCGTCGTCACTGTCGGCGGGAGATGCCGATATCGTGACGGCCGCGCTACGCGGCGACGAGAACTCGGCGATCGCGGCCGCGGAACGCGCGATCGCGCGCGGTCGGGGCGGGGTGATCTACCGGTCGACGAAGATCGCCCTGAATCGATGGGTGCGCCGCCATGCTGGAGGTGCGGAGTGGGCGGGCAGCGGCATCCCGCTCAATGTCATCGCGCCCGGCATCGTCGACACCGAAACAGTGCGCGAGACGATGCTCGCGGAATCGGCGCAGGCCAAGATCCTCGCCGAGGCCCTGCCGCAGCCGCTCGGATTCCCGGGTCCGGTCGAGGCCGTCGCAGAGGCCGTCACCTGGACGCTTGCGCCTGCCAACTCGTTCATGGCCGGACAGATCATCTTCGTCGATGGCGGTGCCGACACCATCCTCCGCGCCGACCAGCCTTACGCAACGGGCGTGCGCTACGGGCCGCTTGCGATGGCCCGCATGATCTACTGGACCCTGCGCGCCCGCGCGCGAGCCCGGAGGGTGTCGAAGGTGACCGGCGGAGCGAGGGGACAGTAG
- a CDS encoding SDR family oxidoreductase has translation MHVFVTGGTGLIGSAVVAELLGRGHTVLALTRSATSAQAAEAAGAEPLRGSLADLDALRTGAARADGVIHLAFGNDFSSPDALAAAVAEESAALAALGEALVGSDRPLVTVAGTPRVEGRASTEADPIPTDGPVGGRSRAVTAILGLASRGVRSTAVRMPRTVHNHGDGGFAGMLTGIARRTGVSGYPGDGTQRWPAVHALDAAVLFRLALEQAEPGTSWHAVADEGDRVRDIAEVIGRRLGVPVESVPEETYGPLGPIFATDQPASSTHTQQSLGWKPQHPSLLHDLENIRL, from the coding sequence ATGCACGTATTCGTCACCGGCGGCACCGGCCTCATCGGATCCGCAGTCGTCGCCGAACTGCTCGGCAGAGGTCACACCGTCCTCGCGCTCACCCGCTCCGCCACCTCGGCACAGGCTGCCGAGGCCGCCGGCGCCGAACCGCTGCGCGGCTCGCTCGCCGATCTGGACGCCCTCCGCACCGGCGCCGCCCGCGCCGACGGGGTCATCCACCTGGCCTTCGGCAACGATTTCAGCAGCCCCGACGCCCTGGCGGCGGCGGTCGCCGAGGAAAGCGCCGCCCTCGCGGCGCTCGGCGAGGCACTCGTCGGCAGCGACCGCCCCTTGGTCACCGTCGCGGGCACCCCCCGTGTGGAGGGCCGAGCCTCCACCGAGGCCGACCCGATACCGACCGACGGACCGGTCGGCGGCCGTAGTCGGGCGGTTACGGCAATCCTGGGCCTGGCCTCGCGCGGGGTCCGGAGCACCGCCGTCCGCATGCCACGCACCGTCCACAACCACGGCGACGGCGGTTTCGCCGGCATGTTGACCGGTATCGCCCGCCGAACCGGCGTATCCGGCTATCCGGGCGACGGCACCCAGCGCTGGCCGGCCGTCCACGCCCTCGACGCGGCCGTCCTCTTCCGGCTCGCCCTGGAACAGGCCGAACCCGGCACCTCCTGGCACGCCGTAGCCGACGAGGGAGACAGGGTGCGCGACATCGCAGAGGTCATCGGCCGCCGACTGGGCGTACCGGTCGAGTCGGTACCGGAAGAAACCTATGGCCCCCTCGGCCCCATCTTCGCCACCGACCAACCCGCATCCAGCACCCACACCCAGCAGTCGCTCGGCTGGAAACCCCAACACCCCAGCCTTCTCCATGACCTGGAGAACATCCGCCTCTGA
- a CDS encoding TetR/AcrR family transcriptional regulator codes for MARWQPGARERLVVAAVDLFIGQGYDATTVAQIAERAGVTKSTFFRHFPDKRELLVAGQETLSRLLAEGIAAAPGAASPLEAVAAGLERASTAMGPGSRELAPRLRAAVAASTELQEREALKSVGLAAAMTTALVARGVPDPTAALGSELGVLAFKRGYAQWSEDDDDAEDGLAGHILRALDELRAASASLG; via the coding sequence ATGGCTCGATGGCAACCCGGAGCGCGCGAACGGCTTGTCGTGGCGGCCGTCGACCTGTTCATCGGGCAGGGATACGACGCTACGACGGTCGCGCAGATCGCCGAGCGCGCCGGGGTCACCAAAAGCACCTTCTTCCGGCACTTCCCCGATAAGCGTGAGCTGCTGGTAGCGGGCCAGGAAACGTTGAGCCGGTTGTTGGCCGAGGGGATCGCCGCGGCGCCCGGTGCCGCCAGTCCACTCGAGGCGGTCGCCGCCGGTCTCGAACGCGCCTCGACTGCGATGGGACCCGGGAGCCGCGAACTCGCCCCGCGCCTGCGGGCGGCTGTCGCCGCCAGCACGGAGCTGCAGGAGCGGGAGGCCCTCAAGAGCGTCGGTCTCGCGGCTGCCATGACCACCGCCCTGGTCGCCCGCGGTGTCCCCGATCCGACCGCGGCCCTCGGGAGTGAGCTGGGCGTTCTCGCTTTCAAGCGCGGGTACGCCCAATGGTCCGAGGACGATGATGATGCGGAAGACGGGCTCGCCGGACACATCCTGCGGGCCCTGGACGAGTTACGTGCGGCGAGCGCCTCTCTGGGCTGA